A window of the Myxococcus virescens genome harbors these coding sequences:
- a CDS encoding LysM peptidoglycan-binding domain-containing protein → MTIYSVRRGDSLSALAQRFNTSVSSLAKSNGISNPDLIYAGQKLRIPDGFDAPRASGGGSYTVKSGDTLSGIAGRHGTSVGALAKANNISNPDLIYAGQRLTIPGGGGASPSSGGGSYTVKSGDTLSGIAGRYGTSVGALARANNISNPNLIYAGQRLTIPGGGGASPTRPAPNQPPVGGVGGPKPPTGGSAGVTVQQLRAVMPNLSQAKAEQYLPHLNRAMAEANITTPMRKAAFLAQLAHESGQLRYMEEIASGAAYEGRRDLGNTQPGDGVRYKGRGPIQLTGRANYRAAGQALGIDLEGNPQRAKDPDVAFRIAGWYWSSRNLNTYADAGNFREVTRRINGGYNGMADREMYYRRAQNVF, encoded by the coding sequence GTGACGATCTACTCCGTTCGCCGTGGCGATAGCCTCAGTGCGCTGGCCCAGCGCTTCAACACCTCGGTGTCGTCGCTCGCGAAGAGCAACGGCATCTCCAACCCGGACCTCATCTACGCGGGGCAGAAGCTCCGCATCCCGGACGGCTTCGACGCGCCTCGTGCTTCGGGTGGCGGTTCGTACACCGTGAAGTCGGGCGACACGCTCAGCGGCATCGCGGGCCGGCACGGCACGTCGGTGGGCGCGCTGGCCAAGGCCAACAACATCTCCAACCCGGACCTCATCTACGCGGGCCAGCGGCTCACGATTCCGGGTGGGGGCGGTGCGTCGCCTTCCTCGGGCGGCGGTTCCTACACCGTGAAGTCGGGCGACACGCTCAGCGGCATCGCGGGCCGGTACGGCACGTCGGTGGGCGCGCTGGCCAGGGCCAACAACATCTCCAACCCCAACCTCATCTACGCGGGCCAGCGGCTCACGATTCCGGGTGGGGGCGGTGCGTCGCCCACCCGGCCGGCGCCGAACCAGCCGCCGGTGGGGGGCGTGGGGGGCCCGAAGCCGCCGACCGGTGGATCCGCCGGCGTGACGGTGCAGCAGCTCCGGGCGGTGATGCCCAACCTGTCCCAGGCGAAGGCGGAGCAGTACCTGCCCCACCTGAACCGGGCCATGGCGGAGGCGAACATCACCACGCCCATGCGCAAGGCGGCCTTCCTGGCGCAGCTCGCGCACGAGAGCGGCCAGCTCCGCTACATGGAGGAGATTGCCTCCGGCGCCGCCTACGAGGGCCGCAGGGACCTGGGCAACACCCAGCCGGGCGACGGCGTCCGCTACAAGGGCCGTGGCCCCATCCAGCTGACGGGCCGCGCCAACTACCGCGCCGCGGGCCAGGCGCTGGGCATCGACCTGGAGGGCAACCCCCAGCGCGCCAAGGACCCGGACGTCGCGTTCCGCATCGCCGGCTGGTACTGGTCGTCGCGCAACCTCAACACCTACGCGGACGCGGGCAACTTCCGCGAGGTCACCCGCCGCATCAACGGTGGCTACAACGGCATGGCGGACCGCGAGATGTACTACCGCCGCGCGCAGAACGTCTTCTGA
- a CDS encoding Fis family transcriptional regulator codes for MTPQGYREVELVCNRSSLLLHGGTEEERRCWAQEAARNFNVELVEVRQAAELPQALRHPNGVVFIPDVAKLGRDAQFVLLQCLRTQEERPKLVLGVSGSADAALARGTLREDLHYRLHKAQVDLQKDGLRDVLKRRWAQQAEQLALKAAAARAAEEAAREAAMARRPGTVTRIAPKQKKVSGGARAKAVSRNAAR; via the coding sequence GTGACACCGCAGGGTTATCGTGAAGTGGAGCTCGTCTGTAACCGTTCCTCGCTGCTCCTCCATGGCGGTACGGAAGAGGAGCGGCGCTGCTGGGCGCAGGAAGCCGCGCGCAACTTCAACGTGGAGCTGGTGGAGGTGCGGCAGGCGGCCGAGCTGCCGCAAGCGCTCCGGCATCCCAACGGGGTGGTGTTCATCCCGGACGTGGCGAAGCTGGGGCGGGACGCGCAGTTCGTCCTGCTGCAGTGCCTGCGGACGCAAGAGGAGCGGCCGAAGCTGGTGCTGGGCGTCTCTGGCTCGGCGGACGCGGCGCTGGCGCGCGGCACGCTGCGCGAGGACCTGCACTACCGTCTGCACAAGGCCCAGGTGGACCTGCAGAAGGACGGGCTGCGGGACGTGTTGAAGCGCCGCTGGGCGCAGCAGGCCGAACAGCTCGCGCTGAAGGCCGCCGCGGCCCGCGCCGCCGAGGAAGCGGCCCGCGAGGCGGCCATGGCCCGGCGCCCGGGCACGGTGACGCGCATCGCTCCCAAGCAGAAGAAGGTGAGCGGAGGCGCTCGAGCGAAGGCCGTGTCCAGGAACGCCGCCCGCTGA
- a CDS encoding ArsA family ATPase has protein sequence MSAGDLRRLLRDKRIVVLCGAGGVGKTTTAAALGVAAARAGRRVLVLTIDPARRLAETMGLQESGSEPTSIPPERLFADGPRGTGLLDVWMLDPRAIFERMVHQLAPTPEAARAIVDHRLYRFLSELVAGVQEYAAAEALDAFLTDGRYELILLDTPPSRHALDFLDAPGRLARFLDERIVSLFGPKKGTRGGRLWHGAQAVVDRVLAGIFGAGFTQEMRGFIGAFGGLFSGMRLHTERLHQRLASPDAAFLLVTSPEPASLREATWFRETLAARGLPFAGYVLNRSWAHDDVLAAPEALLEHTGGDRHAEHAVAALARLAAVEQERAQAHRDVLDRLTRHLPSGTLAVAAPDAGAELEEFSGLVRLGDALAAG, from the coding sequence GTGAGCGCGGGCGACCTGCGCCGGCTGCTGCGTGACAAGCGCATCGTCGTCTTGTGCGGCGCGGGCGGCGTGGGCAAGACGACGACGGCGGCGGCCCTGGGCGTGGCCGCCGCGCGCGCGGGACGGCGGGTGCTGGTGCTCACCATCGACCCGGCGCGCAGGCTCGCGGAGACCATGGGGCTCCAAGAGAGCGGCTCCGAGCCCACGTCGATTCCCCCCGAGCGCCTCTTCGCCGACGGCCCCCGGGGCACGGGCCTCCTCGACGTGTGGATGCTGGACCCGCGCGCCATCTTCGAGCGCATGGTGCACCAGCTGGCGCCCACGCCCGAGGCGGCGCGGGCGATTGTCGACCACCGCCTCTACCGCTTCCTGTCGGAGCTGGTGGCGGGCGTGCAGGAGTACGCCGCCGCCGAGGCCCTGGACGCCTTCCTCACGGACGGCCGTTACGAGCTCATCCTGCTGGACACGCCCCCCAGCCGGCACGCGCTGGACTTCCTGGACGCGCCCGGCCGGCTGGCGCGATTCCTGGACGAACGCATCGTGTCGCTGTTCGGCCCGAAGAAGGGGACGCGCGGCGGGCGGCTGTGGCACGGCGCGCAGGCGGTGGTGGACCGCGTCCTGGCGGGCATCTTCGGCGCGGGCTTCACCCAGGAGATGCGCGGCTTCATCGGCGCCTTCGGCGGCCTCTTCTCCGGCATGCGGCTGCACACGGAGCGGCTGCACCAGCGGTTGGCGTCGCCGGACGCGGCCTTCCTGCTGGTGACGTCCCCCGAACCCGCCTCCCTGCGCGAGGCCACCTGGTTCCGCGAGACGCTGGCCGCGCGGGGCCTGCCCTTCGCGGGCTACGTGCTGAACCGGAGCTGGGCCCATGACGACGTGCTCGCGGCGCCGGAGGCGCTGCTGGAGCACACGGGAGGCGACCGTCACGCGGAGCACGCGGTGGCGGCGCTGGCCCGCCTGGCCGCGGTGGAGCAGGAGCGGGCCCAGGCCCACCGCGACGTGCTCGACCGCCTCACCCGGCACCTGCCCTCGGGGACGCTCGCGGTGGCCGCGCCGGACGCGGGCGCGGAGCTGGAGGAATTCAGCGGACTGGTGCGCCTGGGTGACGCGCTGGCCGCGGGGTGA
- a CDS encoding ubiquinol-cytochrome c reductase iron-sulfur subunit — protein MSSTRRGFLKGILGTGAASAAATTLPGCAPDINPAPVTDVTASEQGTVDILVSRYPDLEPVGGALTVRVPGEQVPLLVVHSKDDGAPNDFSVLSSLCTHVGCPLGFDGKDVICPCHLSRFSATDGAVLQRPATVPLQTFAAEYNPNTGVLRINLRAGQSDFPAAVNGQVVFPLSQFPQLRDVGGSVTGVPSGYGKRIFVFRLQDGSLSAVDSVCTHAFCEVNYREQEADLFCACHASIFTREGAVTQGPATLPLKKFTVSETGDSVVLTGVA, from the coding sequence GTGAGTTCGACGCGACGAGGATTCCTCAAGGGCATTCTGGGAACAGGCGCGGCGAGCGCGGCGGCGACGACGCTGCCGGGCTGCGCGCCGGACATCAACCCCGCTCCGGTGACGGACGTCACGGCCAGCGAGCAGGGGACCGTGGACATCCTGGTGTCGCGCTATCCGGATTTGGAGCCCGTGGGCGGCGCGTTGACGGTGCGCGTCCCGGGTGAGCAGGTGCCGCTGCTGGTGGTGCACTCCAAGGACGACGGCGCGCCGAACGACTTCTCCGTGCTGTCGTCGCTGTGCACCCACGTGGGGTGCCCGCTGGGCTTCGACGGCAAGGACGTCATCTGCCCCTGTCACCTGTCGCGCTTCAGCGCCACGGATGGCGCGGTGCTCCAGCGTCCGGCCACCGTGCCGCTGCAGACGTTCGCGGCGGAGTACAACCCGAACACGGGCGTGCTGCGCATCAACCTGCGCGCGGGCCAGAGCGACTTCCCGGCCGCGGTGAACGGGCAGGTGGTGTTCCCGCTCAGCCAGTTTCCCCAGCTGCGTGACGTGGGCGGCTCGGTGACGGGGGTGCCGTCCGGGTACGGCAAGCGCATCTTCGTGTTCCGCTTGCAGGACGGCTCGCTGTCGGCGGTGGACTCCGTGTGCACCCACGCCTTCTGCGAGGTGAACTACCGGGAGCAGGAGGCGGACCTGTTCTGCGCCTGCCACGCGTCCATCTTCACACGTGAAGGCGCGGTGACGCAGGGCCCGGCCACCCTCCCCCTCAAGAAGTTCACGGTGTCTGAGACGGGCGACTCCGTGGTGCTAACCGGCGTGGCGTGA
- a CDS encoding CBS domain-containing protein, translating to MAHRSMDNGRDETHREADVAPPGSRERAESDLTGWNPARDEESSTRQGRYYRAATMRMALPRTQVDDGPREDVYGTPPEDSGPYGRDDRDSRYATGWGPRHDTGEQDVELSRQRADYRPWDRSGYGGGGGEPSRPQPPQGEAYRDVRFHGRERGAHGEERHGDARPRYRMDRSASPGAGRDEASTHRGEGAASAWARDEASTHRWAGTATSARRDGASTQVYTAVAGRPEASTSRWDGRARNGRWRHEALLAREVMTRNVRTARPESPLRDIARIMKDESCGVVPIVDERSRLVGIVTDRDLVVRAFTGGRSPEQLRASDVMTDDVEAVTPDDTLHDVIGLMGRRQLRRIPVVERDDSIVGIISLGDIALRADHDEELQQALERISSKRSFWSRLG from the coding sequence ATGGCCCACAGAAGCATGGACAACGGCAGGGACGAAACCCACCGCGAGGCGGACGTGGCGCCTCCAGGCTCGCGTGAGCGCGCCGAGTCCGACCTCACCGGCTGGAACCCCGCCCGCGACGAGGAGTCCTCCACCCGGCAGGGCCGCTACTACCGCGCGGCGACGATGCGCATGGCCCTGCCGCGCACCCAGGTGGACGACGGGCCTCGCGAGGACGTGTACGGCACGCCCCCGGAGGACAGCGGCCCCTACGGCCGGGATGACCGGGACAGCCGCTATGCCACCGGCTGGGGCCCCCGGCACGACACCGGGGAACAGGACGTCGAGCTCTCTCGCCAACGCGCCGACTACCGGCCCTGGGACCGCTCCGGCTACGGCGGCGGTGGCGGCGAGCCCTCCCGCCCCCAGCCTCCCCAGGGGGAGGCCTACCGCGACGTGCGCTTCCACGGCCGTGAACGCGGCGCGCATGGCGAAGAGCGCCATGGCGACGCGCGCCCCCGCTACCGGATGGACCGGAGCGCCTCCCCCGGCGCGGGCCGTGACGAGGCGAGCACCCACCGCGGAGAAGGCGCGGCGTCCGCTTGGGCCCGTGACGAGGCGAGCACCCACCGCTGGGCAGGAACAGCCACCAGCGCACGGCGTGACGGAGCGAGCACCCAGGTTTACACCGCCGTCGCGGGCCGCCCCGAGGCGAGCACCTCCCGCTGGGACGGCCGCGCCCGCAACGGCCGCTGGCGTCACGAGGCCCTGCTGGCCCGCGAGGTGATGACGCGCAACGTGCGCACGGCGCGCCCGGAGAGTCCGCTGCGGGACATCGCGCGAATCATGAAGGACGAGTCCTGCGGCGTCGTCCCCATCGTGGACGAGCGGAGCCGGCTGGTGGGAATCGTCACGGACCGGGACCTGGTGGTCCGCGCCTTCACCGGGGGCCGCTCGCCGGAGCAACTCCGCGCGTCCGACGTGATGACGGATGACGTGGAGGCCGTCACGCCAGACGACACGCTCCATGACGTCATCGGGCTGATGGGCCGCCGTCAGCTGCGCCGCATCCCCGTGGTGGAGCGCGACGACAGCATCGTGGGCATCATCTCCCTGGGCGACATCGCCCTGCGCGCCGACCACGACGAGGAGCTGCAACAAGCCCTGGAGCGCATCTCCTCCAAGCGCTCCTTCTGGAGCCGGCTCGGCTGA
- a CDS encoding type II secretion system protein GspG codes for MNASSDEPPPSRRSPVLFVGLVFGLGLVVAVLVGALSGSKAVHADRIHQDLALLEEALGRYRADKGTLPEDADVEELLVPAYLPSVPLDPWGRPYRYTSNGEEVFLSTFGKSGDRGGSGEEQDHTNHDGHAVPKVAPERT; via the coding sequence ATGAACGCCTCGTCTGACGAGCCCCCTCCGTCCCGCCGCTCCCCCGTGTTGTTCGTGGGGCTCGTCTTCGGACTCGGGTTGGTGGTCGCCGTCCTGGTGGGCGCGCTGAGCGGCTCCAAGGCCGTGCACGCCGACCGAATCCATCAGGACCTCGCCCTGCTGGAGGAGGCCCTGGGCCGCTACCGCGCGGACAAGGGCACCCTGCCGGAAGACGCGGACGTGGAGGAACTGCTGGTGCCCGCGTACCTGCCCTCCGTGCCGTTGGACCCGTGGGGCCGGCCGTACCGCTACACGAGCAACGGCGAGGAGGTGTTCCTGTCCACCTTCGGCAAGAGCGGAGACCGGGGTGGCTCGGGCGAGGAGCAGGACCACACCAACCACGACGGGCACGCCGTGCCCAAGGTTGCGCCCGAGCGCACGTGA
- a CDS encoding SCO family protein codes for MSADSVLPAPRARLTQRPGFWAGVAVAALGVTATLGAMLIRGQSGGPLPQLGALPDFTFTRHDGQPFGSTQLRGKPFVANFIFTRCPTVCPAFTRKMVGVQDATASHGAGLQLVSFSVDPKYDTPERLTEYGERHGADFSRWSFLTGDYEQLKETIVQGFKVSMGREPGAPEDDLLSIFHGTHFVLVDDAGQIRGYYDSADSDSTERLIRDTRRLAQTGH; via the coding sequence ATGTCCGCTGACTCCGTCCTTCCGGCCCCTCGGGCCCGTCTCACGCAGCGCCCGGGCTTCTGGGCGGGTGTCGCCGTGGCCGCGCTTGGCGTCACCGCCACCCTGGGGGCCATGCTGATCCGCGGCCAGAGCGGTGGGCCCCTGCCCCAGCTGGGCGCGCTGCCAGACTTCACCTTCACCCGGCATGACGGCCAGCCCTTCGGGAGCACGCAGCTCCGGGGCAAGCCCTTCGTGGCCAACTTCATCTTCACGCGCTGCCCCACTGTCTGCCCGGCCTTCACGCGGAAGATGGTGGGCGTGCAGGACGCCACCGCGTCCCATGGCGCCGGGCTCCAGTTGGTGTCGTTCTCCGTGGATCCGAAGTACGACACCCCGGAGCGGCTCACCGAGTATGGCGAGCGCCACGGCGCGGACTTCTCCCGCTGGAGCTTCCTCACCGGCGACTACGAGCAGCTGAAGGAGACCATCGTCCAGGGCTTCAAGGTCAGCATGGGCCGAGAGCCCGGCGCGCCCGAGGACGACCTGCTCTCCATCTTCCACGGGACGCACTTCGTGCTCGTGGACGACGCCGGGCAGATTCGCGGCTACTACGACAGCGCGGACAGCGACTCCACGGAGCGCCTCATCCGCGACACCCGGCGCCTGGCCCAGACCGGGCACTGA
- a CDS encoding universal stress protein encodes MAIVCVTNLSPESLAAAHVAAAVAGRLQEPLLLLGVAEGDAFLDDGTGALALTQQRLEAEAARLETLARAVRYRLQAGTSADEVLSDEECRHARWIVVAASGWRTPAWRRATVPERLSRYGCAPVLAVRSDTALTDWARGRRRLLVLVGVDPGSSTTGAAVSFLRELRRVGPCDVLATYVCSPMDERERLGIHSPVHVELLEPALQGMEALDPIVERVLQREVREQVGDLVGEGRVEVVLEPGFGRPADHLMHVAHTRGADLMVVGTHQRSGVKRLWHGSVSAGVLRHAAQSVVCVPPLVQARRADRPPRSVLVPVDFSEACTKAISHARTLVGPGGRVHLLHVHRRKLEDRGFADHYGVLPEPARDRDQVLQRLWELVPRDETAQTVRWSVEGVTGEDVTLAICQATEREGVDLVCVGTSLEPSRLRDALEGEVAHELVTRCRRPVMVVPSA; translated from the coding sequence ATGGCCATCGTGTGCGTCACCAACCTGTCCCCTGAGTCCCTCGCGGCTGCCCACGTGGCGGCGGCCGTGGCGGGGCGGCTGCAAGAGCCGCTGCTGCTCCTGGGCGTCGCGGAGGGCGACGCATTCCTCGACGACGGCACCGGCGCGCTGGCCCTCACCCAGCAGCGGTTGGAGGCGGAGGCCGCGCGGCTCGAAACGCTCGCGAGGGCGGTGCGCTACCGGCTGCAGGCGGGCACCTCCGCGGATGAAGTGCTCAGTGACGAGGAGTGTCGGCACGCGCGGTGGATTGTGGTGGCCGCGTCCGGCTGGCGCACCCCGGCGTGGCGGCGGGCCACGGTGCCCGAACGCCTGTCTCGCTACGGCTGCGCGCCGGTGCTGGCCGTGCGCAGCGACACCGCGCTGACCGACTGGGCGCGGGGCCGCAGGCGGCTGTTGGTGCTGGTGGGCGTGGACCCCGGCTCCTCCACGACGGGCGCCGCGGTGTCCTTCCTGCGCGAGCTGCGCCGGGTGGGGCCGTGTGACGTGCTGGCCACCTACGTGTGCTCGCCCATGGATGAACGGGAACGGCTGGGCATCCACAGCCCCGTGCACGTGGAGCTGCTGGAGCCGGCGCTGCAGGGCATGGAGGCGCTGGACCCCATCGTGGAGCGCGTGCTGCAACGCGAGGTGCGCGAGCAGGTGGGGGACCTGGTGGGCGAGGGCCGCGTGGAGGTGGTGCTGGAGCCCGGCTTCGGCCGTCCGGCGGACCACCTGATGCACGTGGCGCACACGCGCGGCGCGGACCTGATGGTGGTGGGCACGCACCAGCGCAGCGGGGTGAAGCGGCTGTGGCATGGCTCGGTGTCCGCGGGGGTGCTGCGGCACGCGGCGCAGTCCGTGGTGTGTGTGCCCCCCCTGGTGCAGGCCCGGCGCGCGGACCGCCCACCGCGAAGCGTGCTGGTGCCCGTGGACTTCTCCGAGGCCTGCACCAAGGCCATCTCCCATGCGCGCACGCTGGTGGGGCCCGGGGGCCGGGTGCACCTGCTGCACGTCCACCGCCGCAAGCTGGAGGACCGCGGCTTCGCGGACCACTACGGCGTGCTGCCCGAGCCCGCCAGGGACAGGGACCAGGTGCTCCAGCGGCTGTGGGAGCTGGTGCCGCGCGACGAAACCGCCCAGACGGTGCGCTGGAGCGTGGAGGGTGTGACGGGCGAGGACGTGACGCTGGCCATCTGCCAGGCCACGGAGCGCGAAGGGGTGGACCTGGTGTGCGTGGGGACGTCCCTGGAGCCCTCGCGCCTGCGGGACGCCCTGGAGGGCGAGGTGGCCCATGAGCTGGTGACGCGTTGCCGCCGGCCCGTCATGGTGGTGCCCTCCGCCTGA
- a CDS encoding YceI family protein has translation MIARRIALIATLVLALPAVAQSQARTYSVKKDASSLTYKLKHKLHEVVGKAPPSDGKARLLPDGTLQVAVRANVKDFDSGNANRDAHMLETTDAARFPIIDFKGVATGVKPPTSFPAKVPVKVKGQLTFHGVKKTVEIPMTVLFKSEKEAVAEGSFDISLDAYNVNRPSLLMVKVDDVLVLEPKLVFEVEGT, from the coding sequence GTGATTGCTCGACGAATCGCCCTGATCGCCACCCTGGTGCTCGCGCTGCCCGCAGTCGCGCAGTCGCAGGCCCGCACGTATAGCGTCAAGAAGGACGCCAGTTCGCTCACCTACAAGCTCAAGCACAAGCTGCATGAGGTGGTGGGCAAGGCGCCGCCCAGCGACGGCAAGGCCCGCCTGCTGCCGGACGGCACGCTCCAGGTGGCGGTGCGCGCCAACGTGAAGGACTTCGATTCGGGCAACGCCAACCGCGACGCGCACATGCTGGAGACGACGGACGCGGCCAGGTTTCCCATCATCGACTTCAAGGGCGTGGCCACCGGCGTGAAGCCGCCCACCAGCTTCCCGGCGAAGGTGCCGGTGAAGGTGAAGGGCCAGCTGACGTTCCACGGCGTGAAGAAGACCGTGGAGATTCCGATGACGGTGCTGTTCAAGTCGGAGAAGGAGGCGGTGGCCGAGGGCAGCTTCGACATCAGCCTGGATGCCTACAACGTCAACCGCCCGTCGCTGTTGATGGTGAAGGTGGACGACGTCCTGGTGCTGGAGCCCAAGCTGGTATTCGAGGTGGAGGGTACGTGA
- a CDS encoding adenylate/guanylate cyclase domain-containing protein encodes MSASSPLFGDLLLKLGIVSPGQVQEALALQALTGQRVGEALISLGYVTREQIQDALGEALGLHQDKSPLQPALGELLVGLKYVTLAQLDEALARQRRDGRKLGEILVELGHCTYKQIYEALGLQNRIAGRQDLPRPSSDGRRRVVVVDDSPLACAFVQEGLVALGYEVLCFQDPFEALESMGRLQPVIVLSDLEMPGLDGVELCRRLKEGPSHAVPAIILTANDVEAERVRGLRAGADDYVNKSASMDELAARIESVVRRTGETERMRKLFARYTSDAVVEEILKSADAVVLTGEKREVTLLFADIRNFTGLAESLPPEQVVGVLNQVLGRMSDAVLTCGGTLDKFLGDGLMAVFGAPVARPDDALRALQSAKMMMDALTDLRIEAEAEWAAGGREGQPLVLELGIGINSGVVVAGNIGSTVRAEYTCIGDAVNVAARLCALAGPGEILVGERTRELVDANETAFEDLPPVRLKGKQQPVPLFRAL; translated from the coding sequence ATGAGTGCTTCCAGCCCCCTGTTTGGTGATTTGCTGCTCAAGTTGGGGATTGTCTCGCCCGGCCAGGTGCAGGAGGCGCTCGCCCTCCAGGCCCTCACCGGGCAGCGCGTGGGGGAAGCCCTCATCTCCCTGGGCTACGTCACGCGGGAGCAGATTCAGGACGCGCTGGGAGAGGCGCTCGGGCTTCATCAGGACAAGAGCCCCCTGCAGCCCGCGCTGGGCGAGCTGCTGGTGGGGCTCAAGTACGTGACGCTGGCGCAGCTCGACGAGGCGCTCGCGCGCCAGCGCCGCGACGGCCGCAAGCTGGGCGAAATCCTGGTGGAGCTGGGCCACTGCACCTACAAGCAAATCTACGAGGCGCTGGGGCTGCAGAACCGCATCGCCGGGCGGCAGGATTTGCCGCGCCCCTCCTCTGATGGCCGTCGCCGCGTGGTGGTGGTGGACGACAGCCCGCTGGCCTGCGCCTTCGTGCAGGAGGGCCTGGTGGCGTTGGGTTACGAAGTTCTCTGCTTCCAGGACCCGTTCGAGGCCCTGGAGAGCATGGGCCGTCTCCAGCCCGTCATCGTCCTCAGTGATTTGGAGATGCCCGGCCTGGACGGCGTGGAGCTGTGCCGCCGCCTGAAGGAAGGCCCCAGCCACGCGGTGCCCGCCATCATCCTCACCGCCAACGACGTGGAGGCCGAGCGCGTGCGCGGCCTGCGCGCCGGCGCGGATGACTACGTCAACAAGTCCGCGTCCATGGACGAGCTGGCCGCGCGCATCGAAAGCGTGGTGCGCCGCACCGGCGAAACGGAGCGCATGCGCAAGCTGTTCGCGCGCTACACGTCCGACGCGGTGGTGGAGGAAATCCTCAAGAGCGCGGACGCGGTGGTGCTCACCGGCGAGAAGCGCGAGGTGACGTTGCTGTTCGCGGACATCCGCAACTTCACCGGCCTGGCGGAGAGCCTGCCTCCGGAGCAGGTGGTGGGGGTGCTCAACCAGGTGCTCGGGCGGATGTCGGACGCGGTGCTCACCTGCGGCGGCACGCTGGACAAGTTCCTGGGTGACGGGCTGATGGCCGTCTTCGGCGCGCCGGTGGCCCGTCCGGATGACGCGCTGCGTGCGCTCCAGTCCGCGAAGATGATGATGGATGCGCTGACGGACCTGCGCATCGAGGCGGAGGCGGAGTGGGCGGCGGGCGGGCGCGAGGGCCAGCCGCTGGTGCTGGAGCTGGGCATCGGAATCAACTCGGGCGTGGTGGTGGCGGGCAACATCGGCAGCACGGTGCGCGCCGAGTACACCTGCATTGGTGACGCGGTGAACGTGGCCGCGCGGCTGTGCGCGCTGGCGGGCCCGGGGGAAATCCTGGTGGGGGAGCGCACCCGCGAGCTGGTGGATGCCAACGAGACGGCCTTCGAGGACCTGCCTCCCGTGCGGCTGAAGGGCAAGCAGCAGCCCGTTCCACTGTTCCGCGCCCTGTAA
- a CDS encoding nuclear transport factor 2 family protein has protein sequence MATERAQRFVDALAKLEKEGDLETLVSLFSDDAQVSNVASPQVFSGQEGARRFWREYKGTLQRVESTFRNMIEAGSRVALEWETQGTAHNGAAVAYEGVSIIEWDGDRIRRFYAYFDPHALGLELTSGSAPRSEVPATAPA, from the coding sequence ATGGCGACGGAGCGAGCGCAGCGGTTCGTGGATGCACTGGCGAAGCTGGAGAAGGAGGGGGACCTGGAGACCCTCGTCTCCCTCTTCAGTGACGACGCACAGGTGAGCAACGTGGCCTCGCCGCAGGTCTTCTCTGGCCAGGAGGGCGCCCGGCGGTTCTGGCGTGAGTACAAGGGCACCCTCCAGCGCGTGGAGTCCACCTTCCGCAACATGATTGAGGCGGGCTCCCGCGTCGCGCTCGAATGGGAGACGCAGGGCACCGCCCACAACGGCGCGGCGGTGGCCTATGAAGGCGTGTCCATCATCGAGTGGGATGGCGACCGGATCCGCCGCTTCTACGCGTACTTTGATCCGCACGCGCTCGGCCTGGAGCTGACCTCCGGCAGCGCGCCGCGCTCGGAAGTCCCCGCCACCGCCCCCGCGTGA